In the Diospyros lotus cultivar Yz01 chromosome 13, ASM1463336v1, whole genome shotgun sequence genome, attttttaataattatatataatttattaacatttaatgataaaattttattaattgaacattaatttattttttattaaaaattaatatttttataaattttatttatattatttagcaatatgtccattttaatttttttgcctGATAACTTATCATCTTTTCACATTTATTTAGATACATTATTAGCTTAAATATTACCTAATTTTTAACTTGTACACAACTTAAAAACTAGCCAGCctaaaaattggtgaaaaaaTTGTAATCCAAAAAATGTTTGGGTTATCGGTTTGACCACTTATAAGCTACTGAATTAGCTTATAAAATAcgtagattattttttttatgcatttgacAATATTTAAGAGTTTAAATGCTATCAACTTTATAAACTATTTTAACAGCATTTGAGATAAGTTGCCCTTATCTTTTTCAAATAAGCTCCTAAGAGTTTTTTGCGTTGACCAAGTAAATAACAAATTTGCCCTCACACAACTTTCAAATTTACAATCTACCCATTTCTTTTATCTCACTACTTCTCTGTCACTACCTCCTCCAACTCCTTATTGTCGCTGCCTCTCTCCAATTTCAATCGTCGCCGTCTTTGCCTCTAGATCCTTCATAGCCATCAGTTCTTGCCTCTGACCTATCCCCACCGATCGTCGCCTCCAGATACATTCCCATTGACCATTGCCTCTAGCCTCTATCATTGTCTCTTTCATGTCTGTCGTTATCGTTTATCACTTCCTCTTTCATCAACTAcctctttgtatatatatattatattgatatattttttaataattgtgtataatttatcaatttataattataataatttaatcagttgaatatcaatttataatttatttttattaaaaattattattttttctaaattttatttatattatttaacaacatgtctatttttgtctttttaaaaagtttcaatagtttatcaattttttttaaaccaaatacataattatttaattaataacttaaatcacatttatccaaacacattattaatttaaacactatttaatttttaaattttacataatttaaaagtaaaaaaagcTTATAAACCCTTAAAAATGGTGCGCCAAACACCCACTTAGTTTCGCCATACTTCTGAAAAGTCTCTAAAGTGCCATGATCCTCCAAAATACAAGAATCAGGTACATAAAATATTGGCTATTTCCCATTAAATGACTATTTTTAAACGGCAAAATAGTAATTCTGCTTATTCATTACCACTCCTCATCTTCTAACTTTTGTGGAGACTGAGACGtttggtatataaaaaaaatttaaaattttaaaattcatgattcttgataatatttttgaaaatttttaatttttaaaatttatataattttatatttagttaattttaaacattcttaaaaatattgaatattcttttatgaaaatcttatatttttatgtttagtttgaatacaatatttttagaaatttatgttattgttttaaaattatccttatttaattttttgcttaaaaataataaattccttctagtatataaaatattagttttaggaagtcaaaaaatatcatttttttatatattatatatatgtgtgtgtgtatatatatacataatacatatatttgtatgaatatatatatatatatatgtttataagaAGAAGGTTATGACAAAGATAACTGTGAAAAGATTATGAAATTATAAGAGAGTAAAaagtgttttagtctttttattttttaaattttttttcaaatccatGAGAATCCAAAATTCTCAATTCcccttatgaaaatatttttgtgaaaaagttgattaaaaataaattttaagaatgttatttttttaatttttttttaaattttaccaaacataataatctaaaatttcAACCTTTACATTTCTGGCCCCTTAGCATATACATAGGCAAGGCTGCAAAATCTGCCCATTATTTGTTAGACTAAAATCACTTCCCATTAGAACTGCACAACGTATGTATGTTTCCCTGAACTGAAAGTGACACATTAaggttataaataaatatatgtgaaACATTTACAGGCAGTTCAAATTCCATGAGAATTAATTGGCAATGAAATAACAGAGTAAATGGAGGCACAAATGAGCTGAAACCATGACTCATGGCCGGCCACACACAATACATACATATCATCATACTGCAACTGCAACCATCAGTCTATCGCTACTATCTCAATACTGTGGCCTTCTTGTAGGTATACCACTTTGCAATGCAGAgataaatgaagaaattgagcaAACTAAGGATGGCCAGAAGGCAGTAGAAGTAGTCGAGATGGCCCCGGTTCAAGTTATCCGGGATCCAACCCAGCTTGCCGTGCCTTGTGGTCAGGTTTGTCACAATGGTGAGGAGCAGCGTGCTCAAGTAATTTCCCAGCGCAACTGTGGTAAGAGACAGAGCCGAGCACAAGCTCCTCATGGCATCGGGTGCCTGATCATAGAAGAACTCCAGCTGCCCGATGAAAGTGAAGACCTCTGCACATCCCATGAGAAAATACTGCGGCACTTGCCAGAAAATCGACATTGGAATTTCCTCCACATCATAGTACTTGTGCTTCCTCACGGAATCCAGCCTAATGACCTCCAAGATCCCAGCCACACCCATGGAGAATATGGAGATGACAAGACCGATCCCCATTCGTTGCAGCTGAGTGAACCCGCGTTCATGACCAGTGTACTTTCTCGCGAATGGGACAATTATTCGATCATAAACTGGCGCCCAGAATATGACGCTGAGTGTATCGAAGAGGGAGAGGGATGCCGATGGGATCTTGAATTTTGGCCCCATATGCTGGTCCATGGTGTTACCTTGTAACACAAACATGGTGCTCATTTGGCTGTAGACAGTAGAAAACATAATCCCGGATGCCCATACTGGGAGCAACCGGATGATGGACTTGAGCTCCTCGACGTGGGTTACCGTGCAGAGCCTCCATGGATTTGTGGAGGTCGGGCCCTTGACGCGGTCAGCTTCGGTTTCTACAGCAGCCCTGTCAAGAAATCTGAAGTGTGGCACTTACTGATTAGTAACTGAAAATGGCTCAAAGCAGCCAACATGTATCattggttaccatgtaattacCTCAATTTGTCTGTATGCTCGAGCTTGCGGCCTCCATTGACGTTACGTTCTTCGTCTGCAGTTTCGTAAAGAAGAGATTTATCTTCCGGGACTCGTACATGATATTTTCTCACCGATGCAACCAGCACCTGGAAAATCCGTGTCAGGGGACTCCCTCCTGGTTTCTGCAGCCGGTACAAGCGACTAcccaagaagaagaacacaacCGCAATGGCCATTGCAACTGCCGGGATCCCGAACCCCCAGCCCCACCCCACATTCATCTGTATCCAAACCAAAATCGAGGAAGCTATAAGTGCGCCGACGTTGATTGACAAGTAGAACCAGTTGAAAAACGaactcttcttcatcttttcaGTTTCGTCAGTTTCATCAAATTGGTCGGCTCCAAAGGATGAGACGCATGGCTTGATTCCACCAGTCGCAAGAGCTATTAAGTAGAGCGATACAAAACAGATCACGGTCTGTGATCCTGTTGGATGGCAACCATCATGATTACAGTCCGGCTTCAATCCCTTGACCGTAGCAGACAAAGTTAGGAGTGTCATCCCCTAAAAAAGCAGAGAGACTTCATCAATTTCCCCGACCAAGTTCAGCTAATTACTCGTATTAACACATATTGGTGATGGTAAATCCAAATTAAGGCTTTCAAGATTTCAAAAGATGGGAATTAGAAGAGTTAAAACTCACGAAGACATAGAGGATCGAGAAACAGGCAATTGTCCAATATCTTCCCAAGTAGGAATCAGCCAGGAAAGCTCCGATCAAGGGGGTGATATAGCAGGTTCCTGACCAGTTTGTAACATTGTTAGATGCCGCGACGTTCCCCTGGTTAAGACGCTTCTCAAGAAAGTTCACAAGATTGGTGCTCATGCCGTAGTATGCTAACCTCTCGCAGCATTCATTTCCTGTACGATTGGCGATTCATATACCCCAAGGTTTCATGTATCATCATTCAACAGATAATAAATTAAGCCAAAACCTTAAAAAGGATACCGAGAATGAAGCGGCATGCTCTCCAGTTTCCAGTTTCCTTCTTGATTGCAGGCTTTTTATGGATGTCGACCGTCCCATCATTTGTGTAAATATCATCCTCAGCTATAATTCCCTGACCATCTTCTGAACTCATTTTCCTAAATAATCcctttcaaaattctacctgcAATATCAGTCTGTTCTTTTCTTAAATGcaacaaagagaagaaaacaataaaacaaaacaagttTCCGATATGAGGGCTAAACTTTAACTGACCACCTAATTTATATGGTTTCAATGTCATAGATTCACTGATCAAATAACTTGTTCTTGCCACTCAAACCCAATTCCAGTAACCCCAACGGAGAACATTAGGACATGATCtgcataaatttcaaaatattttcggGTAATCCAAGTCACGGATCACCTTAATTTGGGAAACATTATACTATACAAaatgatacacacacacaaatgacCAGGCTCCAAAGATTAAGAGGTGAACACTAACAATTATGACAGAAAGCAGATATTAAAACAGAGAACCGATCGAAAACAAAATAGGGAGTGGAACTGAAGAACCATAACACAAAGGAATTCTTAGATAGCTGAGGAGCATATGTGATTCATGGGTTATTACacatattcttgacaaatcaAGGAAGCCTACTTGGAGTTGAAATGAGAATCACAAGCCTTGGTCCCACTAAGTGCGAAGAAAATAAACCCGATTCTAAAGTTGAAACGATATAGTTAAACTCTTAAGGACTATTACATTGTCCAAAAAATTTGTCTCTATCATCAATCCCAAGCTAGAAACATCTGATTCGATAAATCCTCTATTTTGCTGTCCCATTCTTGAAACACATTTTTGTTCATAAACATGTGCACAAATTGCTGACAGTACATTGTTCTGGTCTCCTATAACAATAACAATCTAATATAAACTAAGACAAAAATTCACCGATCAAAACAAGAggcaa is a window encoding:
- the LOC127787959 gene encoding protein NRT1/ PTR FAMILY 8.1-like yields the protein MSSEDGQGIIAEDDIYTNDGTVDIHKKPAIKKETGNWRACRFILGNECCERLAYYGMSTNLVNFLEKRLNQGNVAASNNVTNWSGTCYITPLIGAFLADSYLGRYWTIACFSILYVFGMTLLTLSATVKGLKPDCNHDGCHPTGSQTVICFVSLYLIALATGGIKPCVSSFGADQFDETDETEKMKKSSFFNWFYLSINVGALIASSILVWIQMNVGWGWGFGIPAVAMAIAVVFFFLGSRLYRLQKPGGSPLTRIFQVLVASVRKYHVRVPEDKSLLYETADEERNVNGGRKLEHTDKLRFLDRAAVETEADRVKGPTSTNPWRLCTVTHVEELKSIIRLLPVWASGIMFSTVYSQMSTMFVLQGNTMDQHMGPKFKIPSASLSLFDTLSVIFWAPVYDRIIVPFARKYTGHERGFTQLQRMGIGLVISIFSMGVAGILEVIRLDSVRKHKYYDVEEIPMSIFWQVPQYFLMGCAEVFTFIGQLEFFYDQAPDAMRSLCSALSLTTVALGNYLSTLLLTIVTNLTTRHGKLGWIPDNLNRGHLDYFYCLLAILSLLNFFIYLCIAKWYTYKKATVLR